Proteins found in one Williamwhitmania sp. genomic segment:
- a CDS encoding HAMP domain-containing sensor histidine kinase, with product LGWARSQDKGIVAHPEKIRIDEIIKETTVLMKNSVEAKQITLTHDLPSGEIAFFDPQMIRLVLRNLLSNAVKFTPLKGTIAVNLSSNKNQVEVTISDSGVGMDHETLVKVFDAKYHYTTIGTMDERGSGLGLKLAQEFIAINGGRLWAESTPAIGTTVHFTLPKGPVLPA from the coding sequence GCTCGGCTGGGCCCGTTCTCAGGATAAGGGAATTGTAGCTCACCCAGAGAAAATTCGCATTGATGAAATCATCAAAGAAACGACAGTACTCATGAAGAATTCTGTTGAAGCAAAACAGATAACCCTAACTCATGATCTACCTTCAGGAGAAATAGCATTTTTCGATCCACAAATGATTCGGCTTGTGCTAAGGAATCTTCTTTCAAACGCTGTAAAATTCACACCGTTAAAAGGTACAATTGCGGTAAACCTTTCTAGCAACAAAAATCAGGTAGAAGTTACAATTAGCGATAGTGGTGTTGGAATGGATCACGAAACACTGGTAAAGGTATTCGATGCCAAATATCACTACACCACCATTGGAACCATGGACGAGCGCGGCAGCGGCCTTGGGCTTAAACTTGCACAAGAGTTTATTGCAATAAACGGTGGTCGACTTTGGGCAGAGTCAACACCAGCAATTGGCACAACCGTTCATTTCACCTTGCCTAAAGGGCCTGTGCTACCCGCATAA
- a CDS encoding manganese efflux pump MntP family protein produces MEFSAVVLLAIGLSFDSFAVSVSSGLIKKEIQFFQAVRIALILAIFQGGFPLIGWFLGSKVKALIEPWDYWIAFLLLTVLGIKMVYEAFQPKEEREFNPLHLRTIVGMAIATSIDALIVGVSFALYDLNLAVTVITIGSVTFFAAMLGILLGKKAVGVWGNKMEILGGLILFIIGLKILLEHVIA; encoded by the coding sequence ATGGAATTTTCTGCGGTTGTACTACTTGCAATTGGGCTATCATTTGACTCCTTTGCTGTATCGGTTTCCAGCGGCTTGATAAAAAAGGAGATACAATTCTTTCAAGCAGTTCGTATTGCCTTAATTCTTGCTATTTTCCAAGGAGGGTTCCCCCTTATTGGGTGGTTTCTTGGCAGCAAAGTTAAGGCGCTAATTGAGCCTTGGGATTACTGGATCGCTTTTCTCTTGTTAACAGTATTGGGAATTAAGATGGTATATGAAGCTTTTCAACCTAAGGAGGAACGTGAATTTAATCCGCTTCACCTTAGAACAATTGTAGGCATGGCCATAGCCACATCCATTGATGCACTTATTGTTGGTGTGAGCTTTGCGCTCTACGATCTGAACCTAGCTGTCACTGTTATAACCATTGGCTCGGTAACCTTCTTTGCCGCCATGCTAGGCATTTTACTGGGTAAAAAGGCGGTGGGCGTTTGGGGTAACAAAATGGAGATACTGGGAGGGCTTATTCTATTCATTATTGGACTTAAAATACTTCTTGAACACGTAATCGCATGA